A region from the Benincasa hispida cultivar B227 chromosome 10, ASM972705v1, whole genome shotgun sequence genome encodes:
- the LOC120087826 gene encoding uncharacterized protein LOC120087826 — translation MAVVANRTAISRALDFSRLSSTFIRTFSTSSPSTSSSNPNASTASTKNKRRKKKKNLFEVVQFLPNWGVGYHVAKAHWDEISYQITKINLYKNGTHGKAWGIAHKDGTPIAEAPKKISGVHKRCWKYIASLPRSGESNPSAEVQTS, via the exons ATGGCTGTCGTCGCCAACAGAACTGCGATCAGTCGTGCCCTAGATTTCTCCAGGTTATCTTCTACCTTTATCAGAACCTTCAGCACCTCTTCGCCGTCAACTTCCTCTTCGAACCCCAATGCCTCCACTGCTTCGACTAAAAACAAacggaggaagaagaagaagaacctgTTCGAAGTAGTTCAGTTTTTGCCCAATTGGGGAGTAGGATACCATGTCGCCAAAGCTCACTGGGATGAAATATCGTACCAGATCACCAAAATCAATCTGTACAAG AATGGCACGCACGGCAAGGCATGGGGCATTGCTCATAAAGATG GCACGCCCATTGCCGAAGCTCCAAAGAAAATCAGCGGAGTTCACAAGCGCTGTTGGAAGTATATCGCTAGCTTGCCGAGATCGGGAGAAAGCAACCCATCAGCTGAAGTTCAAACTTCATGA